CGGGCATCGTGCTGGTCAACCCGTCGGTGCTGACCCAGCGCCGGGCGGCGCGACTGCTGCCGCTGCTCAGCCGGGTGTGGCCCGCGGCGGGCGGGATTCCCGGCGACATCGCCAAACCCGGCGGGTTCGAGCTGGCCTACCAGCGGCTCCCGCTGCGGGCGATGGCGAGCCTGCAGCAGCTGTGGGGCGTCGTGCGCGCCGATCTGGGGCGGATCCGGCAGCCGGTGCTGCTGTTCCGCTCCGCGGTCGACCACGTCGTCGAACCGGTGAACGCCGCGACCGTGCTGGACGGCGTGCGCAGCGAGGACCTCACCGAGGTCGTGCTGGCGGACAGCTTCCACGTCGCGACGTTGGACCACGACGCGCCGCGGCTGTTCAGCGGTAGCGTCGAATTCCTGCAACGGATCCACCGCGATCGGGTCGAGGAACTCGTATGAGCACGCGCCGCGACAACGCCGACGGGCCGGAGGACATCGACGCGGCCTTCGCCGAGATCGTCGCCGACCTGGAGCGGGACGAGAACTTCGCGCGCTGGCCCGATGACGACGAGCCGGCCGCCGCGGGCGAGAGGCCCGAAGCGCCGCCGGTGGCCGCCGGGCCGACCGCGGCCGCACCGGTCGAGAGCGGGCCGCGCGACTGGGCGGCCCCGGCCAACGAGGAGGACGAGCACTACGTCCCGCCGGAGCCCCCGCCGCTGCCGACCCCGCGCCCGACGACCATGGCGGGCATCGTCGTGGTCGTGATCGGCGTGCTGTTCGCGCTGGTGCCGGGCCTGGCCGGGCTGTCCGGCACGATCACCCTGCCGCTGGGCCTGGTGCTGATCAGCGGCGGCATCGGCTGGCTCCTGCTCCGCCTGCGCCAGCCCCCGCGCAACTCCGACGACGACGGCGCCCAGGTCTGAATCACCCGGGCGGCCTCAGCCTCCGGAGGCGGCTTTGGCGGTGGTGAGGACGTGTTCCCGGGCCAGGGTCGC
This portion of the Saccharopolyspora antimicrobica genome encodes:
- a CDS encoding alpha/beta hydrolase: MPVLSGAEPFSHDGSDDIGVLLCHGFTSTPQSMRAWGEHLAAEGCTVRCPLLPGHGTRWPDLNRTTWHDWYRAAEAELAELRGRCSSVFVFGQSMGGTLTLRLAQEHPDIAGIVLVNPSVLTQRRAARLLPLLSRVWPAAGGIPGDIAKPGGFELAYQRLPLRAMASLQQLWGVVRADLGRIRQPVLLFRSAVDHVVEPVNAATVLDGVRSEDLTEVVLADSFHVATLDHDAPRLFSGSVEFLQRIHRDRVEELV